The genomic interval AACGAGTTCCGAAACCAACTAAGAATCCGCCAACGACAATCATGATAAATCCACGAAGTGTTAATAAACTTTCCCAAGAAAATAACTGCGAAGGCACTAAACCTGTGTGATCTGTTATTCCGTAAGTGGCTAATTTCTCTGATAATTCAGGAGCAATTTCAACAGGATTTGGATTTGATAAAAAATAAGCCGCAATAAAACCGCCTAGAAATATTCCTAAAACGAAGAATAAATTCCAGCTTTCTTTTTTCCAATCGTATTTAAAAAACGAAATATTTGCAGGAATACAAGCCGCACAAATATGACGAAGTGAAGAACTAATTCCGAAAGATTTATTTCCGATAATTAATAAAATTGGAACAGTTAATCCAATCAACGGACCAGCAACATACCAAGGCCAAGGTTCTCTCAAAATTTCTAGTAAATTCATTTTTTTAGGTTCAAAGGTTCAAAGGTACAGAGGTTCAAAGGTAAAGATTCAAAAGGAAAAACCTTTGTCCCTTTGAACCTTTGCCTCTCTGTACCTCAAATTTATTTTAATACTTTACTTTGACAAACAAAATCTGATTTTGGGATATTTGTTTTTGAAATCGCTCCAAAACCGCCTTCAACTTCAGAGAAATTTCTGAAACCTCTTGCTTGAAGGATAGAAGCAGCAATCATACTTCTGTAACCGCCAGCGCAATGCAGATAAAAATGCTCATTCGGATTAATGTCTTTTACCCAGTCATTAATATAAGCCAAAGGTTTGCTGTAAGCATCTTCTATATGTTCTGCCTCGTATTCGGTTTCTTTACGAATGTCGATTATTTTGTCTTTTTGAATATCTACTTCATTAGCAAATTGCTCGGCTGTAATTCGGTTAACAGAATCAGTTTCGAAACCTGCTTTTTGCCAAGCTTCAAAACCGCCTTCTAAATGTCCGATAATGGTGTCAAAACCAACTCGACTTAAACGAGTTACAGTTTCTTCTTCCATACCAACGGTAGTAACCAAAATGATTGGTTGCTTTACATTAGCAATTAAAGTTCCAACCCAAGGAGCAAAATCGCCATTAATGCCAATATTAATAGATTGCGGAATAAATGCTTTGCTAAAATCAGCAGCACTTCTTGTATCTAAAATCAAAGCCCCAGTTTCTTCTGCAACAGCTTCAAATTCGGTAACATTTATGGCTTTCATTCCGTTGTGTAAAACAGTTTCGAAGCTTTCGTAACCTTGTTTGTTCATGGCAACATTCATGCTGAAATAGGCTGGAGGAGGTAATAATCCATCGGTAACCTCTTTAATGAATTCTTCTTCGGTCATATCTGCGCGAAGTGCATAATTGGTAGCTTTCTGGTTTCCAATTGTAGAAACGGTTTCTTTGCTCATGTTTTTTCCACAAGCACTTCCTGCACCGTGAGCAGGATAAACGATTACATCATCAGCCAAAGTCATGATTTTATCTCTTAAAGAGTGAAATAAAATTCCAGCCAATTGATCTTGTGTCATTCCCGCTGCTTTTTGAGCTAAATCTGGACGACCGACATCTCCAATAAATAAAGTGTCTCCAGAGAAAATTGCGTGATCTTTTCCGTTTTCGTCAATTAGTAAAAAAGTAGTGCTTTCCATAGTATGTCCTGGAGTATGCAAAACTTTAATCGTTACTTTTCCAAGTTTAAATTCTTGTCCGTCTTTTGCAGAAATGCAGTCAAATTCGCAAGCCGCATTTGGTCCGTAAACTATTGGCGCTCCCGTTTCTTTGCTTAAATCGACGTGTCCAGAAACGAAATCAGCGTGAAAGTGCGTTTCAAAAATATATTTCAACTTTACTCCGTCACGTTCTAAACGATCTAAGTAAGGTTGCGTTTCTCTAAGCGGATCTATAATGGCCGCTTCGTCATTTGAGGTAATATAGTATGCACCTTGCGCAAGGCATCCGGTGTAAATTTGCTCTATTTTCATGATAGATATTGTAAAATGATGGGTTACAAAGGTAACTTTGTTTTTTAGAAAAATAGGTGACTTATGTTACAGAAATTAGGTTTTTGTGTAAAAAAATGTGGAGTTTGCCATATTCGATTGAGATAAATTAATTTAAAGTTGAGCAATTACGCTTTAAGCTTTAATTTTGCATATGACTAATGTCATTTCAAAAAATAAAAAAAAAATGAACACGAAAGACTTATTAGATCAAATTGCTTTTATAAAAGAAATTGATAAGGTAAAATACATTCAGCGCAAAACGAAATTGTTTAACAGCGACCGATGCGAAAATGACGCAGAACACAGCTGGCATTTGGCATTAATGGCGATTGTTTTGGCAGAACATTCAAACGAACCGATTGATGTTTTGAAAGTTGTAAAAATGGTTTTGATTCATGATATCGTAGAAATTGATGCAGGCGATGTTTTTATTTATGATACTGTAAAAAGCCATGACAATACGGATGAAGAGCGATTGGCAGCAAACAGAATTTTCGGTCTTTTGCCTAAAAATCAAGCGGATGAATTAATTTCAATTTGGGAAGAATTTGAAGCTGGAGAAACCAACGAAGCCAAATTTGCCAGATCGATGGACAGATTAGAGCCTTTGTTACAAAATACTTCTAACAACGGCGGAACTTGGAAAGAATTTGGAGTGAATTACGATAAGGTATACGAAAAGAAAAGTGTCATTAAAAATGGTTCAACTTCTTTATGGAGTTATGCCGAAGGTTTGATTAATGAGAGTGTTGAAAAGGGGATTTTGAAGAAATAATCAAAACAATCACGTAATCAAAATCAAACATAGCCTGCGGTTTCAACCGCAGGAACTCATGCATAATCACGATACGTTTCCCGCGGTTGAAACCGCGGGCTATGTTTCATACGAATATCTATACACAATATTGTCATTCCGAGGAACGAGGAATCTCCGCAAGAAACTCGACAACGATTGGCAACTTTTCTGTGCGGAGCTACTTGCGGAGATTTCTCCTTCGTCGAAATGACAAACTGTACGGAACTGTAAAAATAACAAGTGTCATTTCTACCCTTTAAATTGTTGAAAAGTTTAACAAATATCAAGCGATAAACTTTTTTTAAAGAACGTTAATTCGGGTTCTAATGGTTAAATTTGTGGAACTTCATAAACAAATTACCACTTATGGAAGAAATGCTCTTTTATGATCGAATGCAATTCGCCTTCACCATTACTTTTCATTATCTTTTTCCACAACTTACAATGGGGCTTTCGCTGATCATTGTTTATTTTAAATGGAAATTTCTCAAAACTAAAGACGAAACATACAATCACGCCACCCATTTTTGGATGAAGATCTTCGCTCTCAATTTTGCAATGGGAGTTGTAACCGGAATTCCGATGGAGTTTCAATTCGGAACCAATTGGGCAAAGTTCTCTGAATTAACTGGCGGAATCATTGGGCAGACGCTCGCCATGGAAGGAATGTTTTCTTTCTTTCTCGAATCGTCTTTCTTAGGAATATTTTTGTTTGGAGAAAAACTTCTTGGTCATAAATGGCATTTTGTAACCGGATTGTTAATTATGATTGGTTCTTGGGCCAGCGGATTTTTAATCATTGCAACACATTCATGGATGCAGAATCCTGTTGGTTATGAAATCTTAGAAAACGGAAAATTTGTACTGACTAATTTTCAAGCTTTATTTTTAAATCCGTGGCTTTGGCCTTCATATCTGCATAATCAAGCAGCTTCTTTGGTAACAAGTTCTTTTGTCGTTGCCGGAATTGGAGCTTTTTATATTTTAAGCAAAAAGAATGTTTCTTTTGGAAAATTGTTTCTTAAGACAGGCGTAATTTTCGGATTGATTTCAAGTGTTGTAGTTGCCGTTCCAACGGGAGATTTAGCAGCTAAAAACGTTGTGAAATATCAGCCAGTGACTTTTGCTGCAATGGAAGGGATTTTTCATACCGAAAAGAAAGGTTCAGAGATTGTCTTAATCGGTCAGCCCGACGTAAAAGACAAAAAACTAGATAATAAAATCGCTGTTCCAAATATTCTAAGTTTCTTGACTTACGGAAACTGGGATCAGGAAATAAAAGGTTTAGATCAGTTTGAAGAAGATCTTCATCCGACTAATATTTCAGGATTGTATTATGCCTATCATATTATGGTCGGACTTGGAACCGTTTTTATTGGCTTAATGGCGCTTTCTCTTTTTCAACTAATTAGAGGGAAATTATTCGAAACAAAATGGCTTTTATGGTCATTAATGTTCATGATGCCATTTCCGTATATTGCCAACACAACGGGCTGGTACACGGCAGAATTAGGAAGACAGCCTTGGTTGGTTTATAATTTATTAAGAACTTCTGCTGGAGCTTCGCCAACAGTTTCTTCAGGAAATACCTTATTTACATTGTTAGGTTTTATTGGTTTATACCTTTTACTGGGAATGTTGTTTTTACTTTTAGTTGGAAAAATTATCAATAAAGGACCGCACAATGTGGAACTTTCAACAGAAAAAATATAAAGATGGAATTTTTTTGGTACGTAGTTTTAATGGGAATTC from Flavobacterium sp. YJ01 carries:
- a CDS encoding cytochrome ubiquinol oxidase subunit I, translated to MEEMLFYDRMQFAFTITFHYLFPQLTMGLSLIIVYFKWKFLKTKDETYNHATHFWMKIFALNFAMGVVTGIPMEFQFGTNWAKFSELTGGIIGQTLAMEGMFSFFLESSFLGIFLFGEKLLGHKWHFVTGLLIMIGSWASGFLIIATHSWMQNPVGYEILENGKFVLTNFQALFLNPWLWPSYLHNQAASLVTSSFVVAGIGAFYILSKKNVSFGKLFLKTGVIFGLISSVVVAVPTGDLAAKNVVKYQPVTFAAMEGIFHTEKKGSEIVLIGQPDVKDKKLDNKIAVPNILSFLTYGNWDQEIKGLDQFEEDLHPTNISGLYYAYHIMVGLGTVFIGLMALSLFQLIRGKLFETKWLLWSLMFMMPFPYIANTTGWYTAELGRQPWLVYNLLRTSAGASPTVSSGNTLFTLLGFIGLYLLLGMLFLLLVGKIINKGPHNVELSTEKI
- a CDS encoding MBL fold metallo-hydrolase, whose translation is MKIEQIYTGCLAQGAYYITSNDEAAIIDPLRETQPYLDRLERDGVKLKYIFETHFHADFVSGHVDLSKETGAPIVYGPNAACEFDCISAKDGQEFKLGKVTIKVLHTPGHTMESTTFLLIDENGKDHAIFSGDTLFIGDVGRPDLAQKAAGMTQDQLAGILFHSLRDKIMTLADDVIVYPAHGAGSACGKNMSKETVSTIGNQKATNYALRADMTEEEFIKEVTDGLLPPPAYFSMNVAMNKQGYESFETVLHNGMKAINVTEFEAVAEETGALILDTRSAADFSKAFIPQSINIGINGDFAPWVGTLIANVKQPIILVTTVGMEEETVTRLSRVGFDTIIGHLEGGFEAWQKAGFETDSVNRITAEQFANEVDIQKDKIIDIRKETEYEAEHIEDAYSKPLAYINDWVKDINPNEHFYLHCAGGYRSMIAASILQARGFRNFSEVEGGFGAISKTNIPKSDFVCQSKVLK
- a CDS encoding HD domain-containing protein; this translates as MNTKDLLDQIAFIKEIDKVKYIQRKTKLFNSDRCENDAEHSWHLALMAIVLAEHSNEPIDVLKVVKMVLIHDIVEIDAGDVFIYDTVKSHDNTDEERLAANRIFGLLPKNQADELISIWEEFEAGETNEAKFARSMDRLEPLLQNTSNNGGTWKEFGVNYDKVYEKKSVIKNGSTSLWSYAEGLINESVEKGILKK
- a CDS encoding YeeE/YedE thiosulfate transporter family protein, with the protein product MNLLEILREPWPWYVAGPLIGLTVPILLIIGNKSFGISSSLRHICAACIPANISFFKYDWKKESWNLFFVLGIFLGGFIAAYFLSNPNPVEIAPELSEKLATYGITDHTGLVPSQLFSWESLLTLRGFIMIVVGGFLVGFGTRYAGGCTSGHAIMGLSNLQWPSLVATICFMIGGFVMALLILPYILSL